In the Flagellimonas sp. MMG031 genome, one interval contains:
- the xylA gene encoding xylose isomerase: MITTGDKEFFKGIGKVAFEGKSSDNPFAFKYYDENKKVGTKTMKEHFRFAIAYWHTFTGVGGDPFGAPTMDFPWLQSTDSIKQAKDKMDAAFEFITKIGAPYFCFHDFDLIDEGSSLVESEKRLEIITDYAQEKMKASGVKLLWGTANCFSHPRYMNGAATNPDFDVVAAAGAQVKNALDATIKLGGENYVFWGGREGYMSLLNTDMGREQDHMARFLHMAKDYARKQGFKGTFFIEPKPMEPTKHQYDFDAATVIGFLTKYDLLDDFKLNIEVNHATLAQHTFEHELQVAADNGLLGSIDANRGDYQNGWDTDQFPVDVYELTQAMLVILQAGGFQGGGINFDAKIRRNSTDLEDIFHAHIGGMDAFARALLAANDILENSKYLSLRKNRYASFDTGSGKAFEEGKLSLEDLRHYALEHQDIKKRSGQQEMFENIINQYI; the protein is encoded by the coding sequence ATGATCACAACAGGAGATAAAGAATTCTTTAAGGGAATCGGCAAGGTAGCGTTCGAAGGAAAATCCTCGGACAATCCCTTTGCCTTCAAGTACTATGACGAGAACAAAAAAGTGGGCACAAAGACCATGAAGGAGCATTTTAGGTTTGCCATCGCCTACTGGCATACCTTTACGGGCGTTGGAGGGGACCCTTTTGGGGCGCCTACCATGGATTTTCCTTGGCTCCAAAGCACTGATTCCATTAAACAGGCCAAGGACAAAATGGATGCAGCTTTTGAGTTCATCACCAAGATTGGTGCACCCTATTTCTGCTTTCATGATTTTGACTTGATAGACGAAGGTTCCAGCTTGGTGGAATCCGAAAAAAGATTGGAGATCATTACGGACTATGCGCAAGAGAAAATGAAAGCTTCCGGAGTAAAATTACTATGGGGCACGGCCAACTGTTTCAGTCATCCGCGCTATATGAACGGTGCTGCCACCAATCCCGATTTTGATGTCGTGGCCGCTGCCGGTGCCCAGGTAAAAAATGCCCTTGATGCCACCATCAAACTGGGAGGCGAAAACTATGTTTTTTGGGGTGGCAGGGAAGGTTATATGTCCCTTTTGAACACCGACATGGGACGTGAACAGGACCACATGGCACGTTTTCTTCACATGGCCAAGGATTATGCCCGAAAACAGGGCTTTAAAGGGACCTTCTTCATTGAACCAAAGCCCATGGAGCCCACCAAGCACCAGTATGATTTTGATGCGGCGACCGTAATCGGTTTCCTTACCAAATACGACCTATTGGACGATTTTAAACTCAACATTGAGGTGAACCATGCCACTTTGGCCCAACACACCTTTGAGCATGAGCTTCAGGTAGCGGCGGACAACGGCTTGCTGGGCAGTATCGATGCCAACAGGGGGGATTACCAGAACGGTTGGGACACCGACCAATTTCCCGTGGACGTCTACGAACTGACACAGGCCATGTTGGTCATCCTGCAAGCTGGAGGTTTTCAAGGTGGCGGCATCAACTTTGATGCGAAAATACGCAGGAACTCCACTGACCTAGAGGATATTTTCCATGCGCACATCGGGGGAATGGACGCCTTTGCAAGGGCCTTATTGGCCGCAAACGATATTTTGGAAAATTCCAAGTATCTTAGCCTACGCAAGAATCGCTACGCTTCATTTGATACTGGCTCAGGCAAGGCATTCGAAGAAGGTAAACTTTCATTGGAAGACCTTCGTCACTATGCGTTGGAGCATCAGGATATCAAAAAGAGAAGCGGACAACAAGAAATGTTCGAAAATATCATCAATCAATATATTTGA
- a CDS encoding Crp/Fnr family transcriptional regulator, which yields MKEELAATFGNYFEQPLIDEILETGKLMEVPAGETIMDIGQYIRSMPLLLSGAIKVLREDEEGDELLLYYLEQGETCSVTMACCMGHTKSEIRAITETDTRLVMVPVQKMEEWMANYKGWRNYVFDSYQNRLNELLQTVDSIAFKNLDQRLVDYLKKKVEVTNDNRIRNTHQEIAYDLHTSRVVISRLLKKLEKMKKLVLHRNYIHVVDL from the coding sequence ATGAAAGAAGAGCTTGCAGCCACATTTGGCAACTATTTTGAACAGCCCCTGATCGATGAAATTCTCGAAACGGGCAAACTCATGGAAGTACCCGCGGGAGAAACGATTATGGATATTGGCCAATACATTCGGAGTATGCCTTTACTATTGTCCGGAGCCATAAAAGTGCTGCGCGAAGACGAGGAAGGGGATGAATTGCTCTTGTATTATCTGGAACAAGGGGAAACCTGTTCGGTGACCATGGCTTGCTGCATGGGGCATACGAAAAGCGAAATCAGGGCCATTACTGAAACCGATACCCGACTGGTGATGGTTCCCGTTCAAAAAATGGAAGAATGGATGGCGAATTATAAAGGGTGGCGCAACTATGTTTTTGATAGCTATCAAAATCGGCTCAACGAGTTATTGCAGACTGTGGATAGCATTGCCTTTAAAAATTTGGACCAACGTTTGGTGGATTATCTTAAAAAGAAGGTTGAGGTCACCAACGATAACCGTATCCGAAATACGCACCAAGAAATCGCCTATGATTTGCATACTTCACGGGTGGTGATCTCCAGATTGTTGAAGAAGCTGGAGAAGATGAAAAAGCTGGTGCTCCACAGAAACTACATCCACGTAGTGGATTTGTAG
- a CDS encoding rhodanese-like domain-containing protein, producing MSIFSFLFKEQTLPDEIKILDREAYKEAISKGKVQLVDVRTKREFASGHIKGAKNIDFFQGSAFDASVAKMKKDTPLYIYCQSGNRSQRAAKRLVELGFSKIYDLRGGYSAWSY from the coding sequence ATGTCAATATTCAGTTTTTTGTTCAAAGAACAAACCTTGCCAGATGAAATTAAGATTCTGGACCGCGAAGCATATAAAGAAGCCATTTCCAAAGGTAAAGTACAGCTGGTGGATGTGAGGACCAAAAGAGAGTTTGCGTCCGGGCACATTAAAGGAGCCAAGAACATCGATTTTTTCCAAGGTTCTGCTTTTGATGCTTCCGTTGCCAAAATGAAAAAGGATACTCCCCTTTATATCTATTGTCAATCTGGGAATAGAAGCCAAAGAGCTGCCAAAAGATTGGTGGAACTTGGTTTTTCAAAAATATATGATCTAAGGGGCGGCTATAGCGCTTGGAGTTATTAA
- a CDS encoding DUF3365 domain-containing protein, with product MRFSLISISVFFLLLSCKQGPKTSDEEVPEPIAQTAPKIVEGKVLMENQCYLCHNPSAAQNGQRIGPPMVAIKAHYLESYQEREAFVNAIMAFVKSPSEDKTQMRGAVRRFGLMPAQQFPENEVRKIAEYMFDYHIEEPEWFKSHWMDRKGDSLYNRGKKPETSQAETDAKELGMHYAMATKKVLGKNLMGTIQNEGVEAALAFCNERAYPLTDSMSTNFHARIKRVSDKPRNPNNQANDIELAHIETFKAQVSAGNSVEPILREENGKVFFYYPIVTNTMCLNCHGVPEQHITPKVYESLSQLYPQDRATGYGPDEVRGIWSIVFDAPKKTN from the coding sequence ATGAGATTCTCCTTGATTTCCATATCGGTCTTTTTTCTGCTGCTATCCTGTAAACAGGGACCAAAAACTTCGGATGAAGAAGTGCCTGAACCAATCGCACAAACCGCCCCTAAAATAGTGGAAGGAAAAGTGCTGATGGAAAATCAATGTTATCTATGCCATAATCCGTCCGCAGCACAGAACGGTCAGCGAATTGGGCCACCAATGGTGGCCATTAAGGCTCATTATTTGGAAAGTTATCAGGAAAGGGAGGCTTTTGTGAATGCTATTATGGCCTTCGTAAAATCACCATCAGAAGATAAGACCCAAATGCGTGGTGCCGTCCGAAGGTTTGGATTGATGCCAGCCCAACAATTTCCAGAAAATGAGGTAAGAAAGATTGCCGAGTACATGTTCGATTACCACATTGAGGAGCCCGAATGGTTCAAATCCCATTGGATGGACCGAAAAGGGGATTCCCTTTACAACCGAGGTAAAAAGCCGGAAACGTCCCAAGCCGAAACGGACGCAAAGGAATTGGGAATGCATTATGCGATGGCGACCAAAAAAGTACTTGGTAAAAATCTAATGGGCACTATTCAAAATGAGGGGGTAGAAGCGGCCTTAGCTTTTTGTAATGAAAGGGCCTACCCGTTGACCGATAGTATGTCTACCAACTTCCATGCGCGCATCAAAAGGGTATCGGATAAACCTCGAAATCCAAACAATCAAGCTAATGACATAGAATTGGCTCACATCGAAACGTTTAAGGCCCAGGTTTCAGCAGGCAATTCCGTTGAACCTATTTTGAGGGAAGAGAACGGAAAAGTATTTTTTTACTATCCCATCGTAACCAATACCATGTGTTTGAACTGCCACGGAGTTCCAGAACAACACATAACCCCAAAAGTATACGAAAGCTTATCCCAACTGTATCCCCAAGATAGAGCCACAGGATATGGACCCGACGAAGTACGGGGAATCTGGAGCATTGTTTTTGATGCCCCGAAAAAAACGAATTAA
- a CDS encoding solute:sodium symporter family transporter — protein MALISFLGFTLLVGIISWWSVRKTDESSSDGYFLGGRSLTAGVIAGSLLLTNLSTEQIVGLNGSAYKDGLSVMAWETLAALAIVVTALFLLPRYLKGGLTTVPQFLAKRFDVSTKTITSGLFLTGYVVVLLPVILYSGSVAISGMFDVPQLLGVSDSTALVICIWGIGIIGSIYAVFGGLKAVAVSDSINAVGLIVGGILIPIFGLMAIGDGSVFGGLETLMNANPERFDSTGNPGQEVPFSTIFTGMMLVQLFYWGTNQQIIQRGLGAKNLAEGQKGLLLAAFLKILGPIILVLPGMIAYYYFEGGLASSDLAYPELVRAVLPKPLMGFFAAVLFGAILSSFNSVLNSSVTLFGIDIYKQHLNKDASEMTVVKYGKVFGVCLALAAMFIAPLIANAGSLFNYLQEINGIYSIPIFTIIVVGYLTKRVPAIAAKIGILSGSALYIISQFIIGPKMVANALAEAKANGITDPAELNLIEAGAYPHYLHVMAILFVSNIIIMLLIGKFYPRKEPFQLEYTKQVSIEPWKHVKLASGCIAFIVIAIYIYFAK, from the coding sequence ATGGCACTTATTTCATTTTTGGGATTCACTCTTTTGGTGGGCATCATCTCGTGGTGGTCCGTTAGAAAAACCGATGAATCATCTTCCGACGGTTATTTTTTAGGAGGCAGGAGCCTTACCGCTGGAGTTATTGCAGGTTCGCTATTGTTGACCAATTTATCCACGGAACAAATCGTTGGACTCAACGGGAGCGCCTACAAGGATGGGCTTTCCGTTATGGCCTGGGAAACCTTGGCAGCACTTGCCATCGTGGTCACGGCCCTGTTCTTGCTCCCAAGATATTTAAAGGGCGGACTCACCACAGTACCGCAGTTTTTGGCCAAACGTTTTGATGTCAGCACCAAGACCATCACATCCGGCTTGTTCTTAACCGGCTACGTAGTGGTATTGTTGCCTGTGATATTGTACTCCGGTTCGGTCGCCATTAGTGGAATGTTCGATGTTCCCCAACTCCTTGGGGTTTCGGACTCCACGGCCCTTGTGATTTGTATTTGGGGCATTGGCATTATAGGTTCCATTTATGCGGTTTTTGGAGGATTAAAAGCAGTTGCGGTATCGGATAGTATCAACGCTGTTGGTCTTATTGTAGGAGGTATATTGATTCCCATTTTTGGTTTGATGGCCATTGGTGACGGAAGTGTTTTTGGGGGACTTGAAACCTTGATGAACGCAAATCCCGAGCGTTTTGATTCCACTGGAAACCCTGGTCAAGAAGTACCTTTTTCTACCATATTTACCGGAATGATGTTGGTACAGCTCTTCTATTGGGGGACCAACCAACAGATCATTCAACGTGGATTGGGCGCCAAAAACCTAGCGGAGGGCCAAAAAGGACTGTTACTGGCCGCTTTTCTAAAGATTTTGGGACCCATCATCCTCGTGCTGCCGGGTATGATCGCCTACTACTATTTTGAGGGCGGACTTGCCAGTAGCGACCTTGCATATCCGGAACTGGTCCGCGCCGTATTGCCCAAACCGTTGATGGGCTTTTTCGCCGCTGTGCTGTTCGGGGCTATTTTAAGTTCGTTCAATAGTGTGCTCAACAGTTCTGTCACGCTCTTCGGGATAGACATCTATAAACAACATTTAAACAAGGATGCTTCAGAAATGACCGTGGTAAAATATGGGAAGGTCTTTGGCGTTTGTTTGGCCCTAGCAGCCATGTTCATTGCTCCGCTGATCGCAAATGCTGGCAGTTTGTTCAACTATCTACAGGAAATCAACGGAATTTACAGTATTCCGATTTTCACCATTATTGTAGTGGGTTACCTCACAAAAAGAGTCCCTGCCATTGCCGCTAAAATTGGTATTCTTTCGGGGTCTGCCCTTTACATCATCAGCCAATTTATCATTGGGCCAAAAATGGTGGCAAATGCACTTGCCGAGGCCAAGGCCAATGGAATCACGGACCCTGCCGAGCTCAATTTAATCGAGGCTGGAGCATATCCCCATTATTTGCACGTAATGGCGATATTGTTTGTGTCCAACATCATCATCATGCTGCTTATTGGAAAGTTCTATCCGAGAAAGGAGCCGTTCCAACTGGAATACACCAAACAAGTTTCCATAGAACCTTGGAAACACGTAAAATTGGCCAGTGGATGTATCGCTTTTATCGTAATTGCGATCTATATCTATTTTGCCAAGTAA
- a CDS encoding FGGY family carbohydrate kinase: MYWIGFDIGSSSIKAALINADNGSPIDMVQYPEKEMSIASAQSGWAEQHPQMWWQNLCKATQNLISKSNINKSEIKGIGISYQMHGLVIVDKKLEPIRPSIIWCDSRAVETGEQLFHNAGEEKCIDHLLNAPGNFTLSKLKWVKDNEPENYQNIHKFMLPGDYIALRLSGECATTPSGLSEGILWDFKENQIAKWLLEEAGIDTSLVPEIRPSFSEQGRVSKKGAEESGLPEGIPIMYRAGDQPNNALALNVMEPGQIAATGGTSGVVYAISGQQRTQEHTRINSFAHVNHSKDATRIGKLLCINGTGIQYSWMKNELTDGLSYNDMNQMAKKVTIGSDGLSILPFGNGAERMLENRGKGSRILNLNFNIHKKSHLFRAALEGIAFAFVYGMEILQKDGVDIGSIKAGNNNLFRAGIFSKTVATLSQSKIDIVETTGAVGAARAAAYAHGDFASIGEATATDAVQLTYEPENNINEYQEAYQIWKEALNEYLD, encoded by the coding sequence ATGTATTGGATAGGTTTCGACATAGGCAGTTCATCCATAAAAGCTGCATTGATCAATGCTGATAACGGGAGCCCTATTGATATGGTTCAATACCCCGAAAAGGAGATGTCCATCGCCTCCGCACAATCTGGCTGGGCAGAACAGCACCCACAAATGTGGTGGCAAAATCTTTGCAAAGCAACCCAAAACCTGATTTCAAAAAGTAACATAAACAAAAGTGAGATAAAAGGCATTGGCATATCTTATCAAATGCACGGATTGGTCATCGTGGACAAAAAGCTAGAACCTATTCGTCCTTCCATTATTTGGTGCGATAGTAGGGCAGTAGAAACCGGAGAGCAGTTGTTCCATAATGCTGGTGAGGAAAAATGCATCGACCATCTCTTGAATGCTCCCGGTAACTTTACCCTATCCAAGCTCAAATGGGTGAAGGACAACGAGCCCGAAAACTATCAAAACATACACAAGTTTATGCTCCCGGGGGATTACATCGCTTTGCGACTGTCGGGAGAGTGTGCCACTACCCCCTCGGGACTTTCCGAGGGAATCCTGTGGGATTTCAAGGAAAATCAAATCGCCAAATGGCTATTGGAAGAAGCGGGAATCGATACCTCCCTTGTCCCTGAAATCCGTCCCTCGTTCTCCGAACAGGGAAGGGTCAGCAAAAAGGGCGCCGAGGAATCCGGACTGCCCGAAGGCATTCCCATCATGTACCGTGCTGGGGACCAGCCCAACAATGCTTTGGCACTAAACGTTATGGAACCGGGCCAAATTGCCGCAACGGGGGGCACCTCCGGAGTGGTCTATGCCATCTCCGGCCAGCAAAGGACGCAAGAACATACCCGCATCAACAGTTTTGCCCATGTCAACCATTCCAAAGACGCTACCCGAATAGGTAAGCTGCTATGCATTAATGGGACAGGCATACAGTACAGTTGGATGAAAAACGAACTGACTGATGGGCTTTCTTATAATGATATGAATCAAATGGCTAAAAAAGTAACTATCGGTTCGGATGGCCTTTCCATCCTTCCCTTTGGCAACGGTGCGGAGCGTATGTTGGAAAATCGTGGGAAAGGCTCCCGCATCCTTAACCTCAATTTCAACATCCATAAAAAATCCCATCTGTTCCGGGCAGCCTTGGAGGGCATCGCCTTTGCCTTTGTGTACGGCATGGAAATCCTACAGAAGGATGGTGTGGACATCGGCTCCATCAAGGCGGGCAACAACAATCTCTTTAGGGCCGGTATCTTTTCCAAGACCGTGGCCACGCTGTCCCAAAGCAAGATCGATATAGTGGAGACCACTGGTGCAGTGGGGGCTGCAAGGGCAGCAGCCTATGCCCATGGGGACTTTGCCAGCATTGGCGAAGCCACCGCCACCGATGCCGTGCAGCTGACCTACGAGCCCGAAAACAATATCAATGAATACCAGGAAGCCTATCAGATCTGGAAAGAGGCCCTGAACGAATATTTGGATTAA
- a CDS encoding MBL fold metallo-hydrolase yields MKIEQIYTGCLAQGAYYIESNGEAAIIDPLREVDPYIKTAKENGAKIKYIFETHFHADFVSGHLTLSKETGAPIVYGPTAEPSFDAIIAEDGQEFQLGNITIVALHTPGHTMESTTFLLRDEHGKDHAIFSGDTLFLGDVGRPDLAQKAAHMTQEELAGTLFDSLRTKIMPLADDVIVYPAHGAGSACGKNMMKETVDTLGNQKKMNYALRADMTRDEFIKEVTDGLLPPPQYFPLNVKMNKEGYEDIDKILERGTQALTPEAFEVAANETGAIVLDVRHQDDFAKGHVPRSIFIGLDGSFAPWVGALVADVKQPILLVTPEGREEETITRLSRVGFDHTLGYLKGGIDAWKSAGKEVDTVESVSAEELKKRIENGVPVYDVRKETEFQAEHVENAHLTPLDYINDHLSEFPEKETFYVHCAGGYRSMIASSILKSRGIHNLVDVAGGFADIKKAGIPVTDYVCPTTLK; encoded by the coding sequence ATGAAAATTGAACAGATTTATACAGGTTGCCTTGCACAAGGTGCCTACTACATAGAAAGCAATGGCGAAGCTGCCATAATTGATCCTTTACGAGAGGTGGACCCTTACATAAAAACCGCCAAGGAAAACGGGGCAAAAATCAAATACATTTTTGAGACCCACTTTCATGCCGATTTTGTGAGCGGCCACTTGACCCTATCCAAAGAAACGGGAGCGCCCATAGTGTATGGTCCGACCGCAGAACCCTCTTTTGATGCCATTATTGCAGAAGATGGACAAGAGTTTCAGTTGGGCAATATTACCATTGTTGCGCTACATACACCGGGTCACACCATGGAAAGCACTACTTTTTTATTGCGGGACGAGCATGGGAAAGACCATGCCATATTTAGTGGCGACACTTTGTTCTTGGGTGATGTAGGTCGGCCAGATTTGGCACAAAAAGCGGCTCACATGACACAGGAAGAGTTGGCAGGTACACTGTTCGATAGCCTAAGAACCAAAATTATGCCCTTGGCCGATGACGTAATCGTTTATCCCGCCCACGGTGCCGGTTCCGCTTGCGGAAAAAATATGATGAAAGAAACGGTAGATACTCTTGGCAATCAGAAAAAAATGAACTATGCCTTGAGGGCGGACATGACCAGGGATGAATTCATCAAAGAGGTGACCGATGGATTGTTGCCACCGCCACAGTACTTCCCGCTCAATGTAAAAATGAACAAGGAAGGCTACGAGGATATCGACAAAATATTGGAAAGGGGAACCCAGGCCCTAACACCGGAAGCTTTTGAGGTGGCGGCGAACGAAACAGGAGCCATTGTGCTGGACGTCCGCCATCAGGACGATTTTGCCAAAGGACATGTGCCACGGTCTATTTTCATCGGGTTGGACGGTAGTTTTGCCCCATGGGTAGGCGCATTGGTTGCCGATGTAAAGCAGCCCATCCTTTTGGTAACACCAGAAGGAAGGGAAGAGGAGACCATCACCCGATTATCACGTGTTGGTTTTGACCACACCTTGGGTTACCTAAAGGGCGGAATCGATGCTTGGAAATCAGCCGGGAAGGAAGTGGACACCGTAGAAAGCGTTAGTGCCGAAGAGTTGAAAAAACGAATTGAAAACGGGGTGCCGGTGTACGATGTGCGAAAAGAAACCGAATTCCAAGCCGAGCATGTGGAAAATGCCCACTTGACCCCCTTGGATTACATCAACGATCACTTATCGGAATTTCCGGAGAAAGAGACTTTTTATGTGCACTGCGCCGGAGGATATCGCAGTATGATTGCTTCCTCTATATTGAAAAGCAGGGGAATCCACAATTTAGTTGATGTTGCCGGTGGTTTTGCAGATATCAAAAAAGCGGGTATACCGGTTACCGATTATGTATGCCCTACAACTTTGAAATAA
- a CDS encoding response regulator transcription factor produces the protein MRCIIVEDQPPAQRILRKFIQDVPTLQLVEVFSDGLKAMEFLNTESVDLMFLDIHLPKINGLDFLKSIPNPPNVILTTAFSEYALEGYDLNVVDYLLKPFSFQRFLQAVNKVNAKYEQEGSKSGGVPLTEIYVKSSHEHIKVLINDIYSITSDSDYTEIHLADKKILSNESLRHWVDVLGGNHFYQIHKSHIINTQKIDRISGNLVSLTNGAKIPMGRAYKDNFLKSILP, from the coding sequence ATGAGATGTATCATTGTTGAAGATCAGCCGCCGGCCCAGCGCATATTGCGAAAATTTATCCAAGATGTACCCACGCTGCAATTGGTAGAAGTCTTTTCCGATGGACTAAAGGCAATGGAGTTCCTGAACACTGAATCTGTGGATCTGATGTTCTTGGATATTCATCTGCCCAAGATCAATGGGCTGGATTTTCTGAAAAGCATTCCCAATCCGCCCAATGTTATTTTGACCACGGCATTTTCGGAGTATGCTTTGGAGGGATATGACCTTAATGTGGTGGACTATCTGTTAAAGCCTTTTTCCTTTCAACGCTTTTTGCAGGCCGTGAACAAGGTGAACGCCAAATACGAGCAAGAGGGCTCAAAGAGTGGAGGTGTTCCCCTTACGGAAATCTACGTGAAGTCCAGCCACGAACACATCAAGGTCCTGATAAACGATATTTATTCGATTACTTCGGATTCCGACTATACGGAGATTCATTTGGCCGACAAGAAAATACTTTCCAATGAATCCCTACGTCACTGGGTCGACGTCTTGGGAGGGAATCATTTTTACCAAATACATAAATCCCACATCATTAATACCCAAAAGATAGACCGTATCTCGGGAAATTTGGTATCGCTTACCAATGGTGCCAAAATCCCCATGGGCAGGGCGTACAAGGATAATTTTTTGAAAAGCATCTTACCATAA
- a CDS encoding heavy metal-associated domain-containing protein produces the protein MRTTFQVQNLKCGGCAKTISSKLSGIKEIKEVIVEKDSSSVSFDHQSADEASLVKEALKRMGYPTMDDENGFMDKAKSFVSCASGKMSNR, from the coding sequence ATGAGAACAACTTTTCAAGTACAGAATCTGAAGTGTGGCGGATGTGCAAAGACCATATCCAGCAAACTTTCCGGTATAAAGGAAATTAAAGAGGTGATTGTGGAGAAGGACAGCTCATCGGTTAGCTTTGATCATCAAAGCGCCGATGAAGCTTCCTTAGTTAAAGAGGCCCTCAAACGCATGGGCTATCCCACAATGGACGATGAAAACGGTTTTATGGACAAGGCAAAATCGTTTGTGAGCTGTGCTAGTGGTAAAATGTCCAACCGATGA
- the sulP gene encoding sulfate permease: MLKRIFPFLNWITRYDRSTLYGDLVAGFTVGILLIPQGMAYAMIAGMPPIYGLYAALVPQLVYALTGTSRQLAVGPVAMDSLLVAAGIGAMQLANIQDYIAAVIFLTLLIGLFQLLLGILKMGFFVNFLSKPVISGFTSAAAILIGLGQLKHILGVDLPQSGKIYVLLGSIFGSLTDIQPLTFGIGILVILIIVGLKKLNKKLPVPLLVVILGIASVALLGLEAKGIKVVGEIPRGLPSFQLPGIQWDAVGQFLPIAITVALFGFMESISIAKTVEERHPEYELDPNQELRALGLSNILGSFFQSFSVSGSFSRTAINDHSGARTGMALIFSALLVAGVLLFLTPLFYNLPTVVLGAIIIVSVFGLIDLRYPLQLWKNRKDEFLLLIATFLMTLSIGLIEGIILGVLLSLLLLVYRISNPHIAVLGRIKDTTYFKNVNRFSEDVEVYDDKLIIRFDAQLYFGNKDYFKKQLYQQIQKKGPQLKFIILNAEPINYIDSSASVMLERIILELREKGIEFLIAGAIGPTRDILYSSGIIDILGEENLFAQTYDAVDCCNNPKALSNIQKKVSLQSKTKTL; encoded by the coding sequence ATGCTCAAAAGGATTTTCCCTTTTTTAAACTGGATTACCCGCTATGACCGTTCAACCCTGTACGGTGACCTAGTGGCCGGATTTACCGTGGGCATTCTATTGATTCCACAAGGCATGGCCTATGCCATGATTGCGGGGATGCCACCCATCTATGGTCTGTACGCAGCCTTGGTGCCTCAATTGGTGTATGCCCTTACCGGAACTTCGAGGCAATTGGCTGTCGGTCCCGTGGCAATGGACTCCTTATTGGTGGCAGCAGGGATTGGGGCCATGCAGTTGGCCAACATTCAGGACTATATTGCAGCAGTCATCTTTTTGACGCTTCTCATTGGACTTTTTCAACTGCTGTTGGGTATTTTAAAAATGGGCTTCTTTGTCAATTTTTTGTCCAAACCTGTTATCAGCGGATTTACCTCTGCGGCCGCAATTTTAATCGGTCTGGGACAATTAAAGCACATTCTGGGCGTGGATTTGCCCCAATCCGGTAAAATTTATGTGCTTCTGGGAAGTATTTTTGGGAGTCTCACGGATATCCAGCCCCTTACCTTTGGCATAGGGATTTTGGTGATATTAATTATTGTTGGACTAAAAAAACTTAATAAAAAATTACCAGTGCCTTTGTTGGTCGTTATTTTGGGAATAGCGTCGGTAGCACTTTTGGGATTGGAGGCCAAGGGCATAAAAGTAGTCGGTGAAATACCACGGGGATTACCCAGTTTTCAACTACCCGGCATACAATGGGACGCGGTAGGACAGTTTTTGCCCATAGCCATTACCGTGGCACTATTTGGGTTTATGGAATCCATTTCAATAGCTAAAACTGTGGAGGAACGCCACCCAGAATATGAGTTGGACCCCAACCAAGAACTTCGGGCATTGGGACTATCCAACATTCTTGGTTCGTTCTTTCAGTCATTTTCTGTTTCAGGAAGCTTTTCAAGAACCGCCATTAACGACCACTCCGGCGCACGCACCGGCATGGCACTGATTTTCAGTGCGCTTTTGGTAGCCGGGGTTTTATTGTTTTTGACACCGCTTTTCTACAATCTTCCTACCGTAGTGCTAGGGGCCATTATCATTGTTTCGGTGTTTGGACTTATCGATTTGAGGTACCCGCTGCAACTCTGGAAAAACAGGAAAGATGAGTTCCTATTGCTGATCGCCACCTTTTTGATGACTTTGTCCATTGGCCTTATCGAAGGAATCATCTTGGGAGTATTGCTCTCCCTTTTGCTGTTGGTCTACCGGATTTCCAACCCCCACATAGCGGTTTTGGGAAGAATCAAGGACACTACCTATTTCAAAAATGTGAACCGTTTTTCTGAAGATGTGGAAGTGTACGACGACAAGCTGATCATTCGCTTTGATGCACAACTGTATTTTGGGAACAAGGATTATTTCAAAAAGCAACTTTATCAACAAATTCAAAAGAAAGGACCCCAGCTTAAGTTTATTATCCTGAACGCGGAGCCTATCAATTATATCGATAGCAGCGCTTCGGTAATGCTGGAACGAATTATTTTGGAACTTCGCGAGAAGGGAATTGAGTTTTTGATTGCCGGAGCCATTGGCCCGACAAGGGATATCCTCTATTCAAGTGGCATAATCGATATTTTGGGAGAGGAAAACTTATTTGCACAAACCTACGATGCCGTGGATTGCTGTAATAATCCTAAGGCATTGAGCAACATACAGAAAAAAGTGTCCCTGCAATCAAAAACCAAGACTTTGTAA